Proteins co-encoded in one Corylus avellana chromosome ca9, CavTom2PMs-1.0 genomic window:
- the LOC132191947 gene encoding BTB/POZ domain-containing protein At3g05675-like isoform X1 has translation MVSPDNETRVPSKIGDRSTSDVVVRLRTQDGRDDWIYCHSHILIEKSKYFADRLSENWPTCQILDSRNCVEVYCHEPDFDYYVNVVRLLYAVIDGSMDEMWHGVRNALGILQVAVKLGCPQIVTACVKYLEAVPWEDSEEEEILRIIPGMGLQTEPILARLQPVNPSAIMGLFLSALQFATSSPSPMNDLKISAQEQLEYMITEDDDAPLLTADDEIKLEVKECVKRLLSRFNNLLEASLREPVESVCGPGIMQSFQSYLSDLSWASQILNKLEIMREFVNNWIDASDTIVNVVEHVSPTAEKAEIAETRYKVIEVAARVLEAIGYGTVILPTAKRLYAVKVWLPFVRVTKPLIDSVITNSDGDGDSDNALAIKIDGELWQSLESTLVSIIVALPSENQAEILTEWLGNEHIQYPDLTEAFEVWCYRSKVARRRLSLVVGDHGDKVRQQLCCKPLWVLNIVDDFICS, from the exons ATGGTCTCTCCT GATAATGAAACACGGGTTCCTAGCAAGATTGGTGACCGGTCAACCAGTGATGTAGTTGTGAGACTACGAACACAGGATGGCCGAGATGACTGGATATACTGTCATTCCCACATACTCATAGAAAAAAGCAAGTATTTTGCTGACCGCCTCTCTGAGAATTGGCCAACGTGTCAGATTCTTGATTCACGCAACTGTGTTGAGGTTTACTGCCATGAACCTGACTTTGACTACTATGTCAATGTTGTACGCCTTCTCTATGCTGTCATAGATGGCTCAATGGATGAAATGTGGCATGGTGTTAGAAATGCCCTTGGCATACTGCAGGTGGCTGTCAAGCTTGGGTGCCCACAAATTGTTACTGCTTGTGTGAAGTACTTGGAAGCTGTCCCGTGGGAAGACTCTGAGGAGGAGGAAATTCTAAGAATCATACCAGGCATGGGATTACAAACAGAGCCCATTCTTGCCCGTCTTCAACCGGTGAATCCATCAGCTATCATGGGGTTGTTTCTCTCAGCCCTCCAATTTGCCACATCATCCCCTTCACCAATGAATGATCTTAAAATTTCAGCACAGGAGCAGCTTGAGTACATGATAACTGAAGATGATGATGCCCCTCTATTAACTGCTGATGACGAGATAAAATTGGAGGTGAAAGAATGCGTAAAGAGGCTATTGTCCAGATTCAACAATCTATTAGAAGCTTCGTTGCGTGAACCTGTAGAATCGGTTTGTGGGCCTGGAATAATGCAGTCATTTCAATCCTATCTCTCTGATTTGTCATGGGCTAGTCAGATATTGAATAAGCTGGAAATTATGAGAGAATTTGTCAACAACTGGATTGATGCATCAGATACGATAGTCAATGTTGTTGAGCATGTAAGTCCAACTGCTGAAAAAGCTGAAATTGCTGAGACAAGGTACAAAGTTATTGAAGTTGCAGCCAGAGTTTTGGAGGCAATAGGGTATGGCACTGTTATATTGCCAACTGCGAAACGGCTTTATGCAGTGAAGGTGTGGCTTCCATTCGTGAGGGTTACGAAACCTTTGATTGATTCTGTCATAACTAACAGTGACGGTGATGGAGACAGTGACAATGCTCTGGCAATTAAAATAGATGGCGAGCTGTGGCAATCCTTGGAATCAACATTGGTATCAATAATTGTTGCCTTGCCGTCTGAGAATCAGGCAGAGATATTAACTGAATGGCTAGGAAATGAGCATATTCAGTATCCAGACCTGACTGAGGCATTTGAGGTGTGGTGTTATAGGTCCAAGGTTGCCAGGCGAAGGCTATCATTGGTAGTGGGAGATCATG GCGACAAAGTCAGGCAACAATTGTGCTGTAAACCTCTTTGGGTTCTGAATATTGTTGATGATTTTATATGCAGCTGA
- the LOC132191947 gene encoding BTB/POZ domain-containing protein At3g05675-like isoform X2, whose amino-acid sequence MVSPDNETRVPSKIGDRSTSDVVVRLRTQDGRDDWIYCHSHILIEKSKYFADRLSENWPTCQILDSRNCVEVYCHEPDFDYYVNVVRLLYAVIDGSMDEMWHGVRNALGILQVAVKLGCPQIVTACVKYLEAVPWEDSEEEEILRIIPGMGLQTEPILARLQPVNPSAIMGLFLSALQFATSSPSPMNDLKISAQEQLEYMITEDDDAPLLTADDEIKLEVKECVKRLLSRFNNLLEASLREPVESVCGPGIMQSFQSYLSDLSWASQILNKLEIMREFVNNWIDASDTIVNVVEHVSPTAEKAEIAETRYKVIEVAARVLEAIGYGTVILPTAKRLYAVKVWLPFVRVTKPLIDSVITNSDGDGDSDNALAIKIDGELWQSLESTLVSIIVALPSENQAEILTEWLGNEHIQYPDLTEAFEVWCYRSKVARRRLSLVVGDHAEE is encoded by the exons ATGGTCTCTCCT GATAATGAAACACGGGTTCCTAGCAAGATTGGTGACCGGTCAACCAGTGATGTAGTTGTGAGACTACGAACACAGGATGGCCGAGATGACTGGATATACTGTCATTCCCACATACTCATAGAAAAAAGCAAGTATTTTGCTGACCGCCTCTCTGAGAATTGGCCAACGTGTCAGATTCTTGATTCACGCAACTGTGTTGAGGTTTACTGCCATGAACCTGACTTTGACTACTATGTCAATGTTGTACGCCTTCTCTATGCTGTCATAGATGGCTCAATGGATGAAATGTGGCATGGTGTTAGAAATGCCCTTGGCATACTGCAGGTGGCTGTCAAGCTTGGGTGCCCACAAATTGTTACTGCTTGTGTGAAGTACTTGGAAGCTGTCCCGTGGGAAGACTCTGAGGAGGAGGAAATTCTAAGAATCATACCAGGCATGGGATTACAAACAGAGCCCATTCTTGCCCGTCTTCAACCGGTGAATCCATCAGCTATCATGGGGTTGTTTCTCTCAGCCCTCCAATTTGCCACATCATCCCCTTCACCAATGAATGATCTTAAAATTTCAGCACAGGAGCAGCTTGAGTACATGATAACTGAAGATGATGATGCCCCTCTATTAACTGCTGATGACGAGATAAAATTGGAGGTGAAAGAATGCGTAAAGAGGCTATTGTCCAGATTCAACAATCTATTAGAAGCTTCGTTGCGTGAACCTGTAGAATCGGTTTGTGGGCCTGGAATAATGCAGTCATTTCAATCCTATCTCTCTGATTTGTCATGGGCTAGTCAGATATTGAATAAGCTGGAAATTATGAGAGAATTTGTCAACAACTGGATTGATGCATCAGATACGATAGTCAATGTTGTTGAGCATGTAAGTCCAACTGCTGAAAAAGCTGAAATTGCTGAGACAAGGTACAAAGTTATTGAAGTTGCAGCCAGAGTTTTGGAGGCAATAGGGTATGGCACTGTTATATTGCCAACTGCGAAACGGCTTTATGCAGTGAAGGTGTGGCTTCCATTCGTGAGGGTTACGAAACCTTTGATTGATTCTGTCATAACTAACAGTGACGGTGATGGAGACAGTGACAATGCTCTGGCAATTAAAATAGATGGCGAGCTGTGGCAATCCTTGGAATCAACATTGGTATCAATAATTGTTGCCTTGCCGTCTGAGAATCAGGCAGAGATATTAACTGAATGGCTAGGAAATGAGCATATTCAGTATCCAGACCTGACTGAGGCATTTGAGGTGTGGTGTTATAGGTCCAAGGTTGCCAGGCGAAGGCTATCATTGGTAGTGGGAGATCATG CTGAAGAGTGA